The DNA region GTTGATGTAAAATTCATAAGGCCACCAAAATAATCAGCCGCTAAATCAGGAAATTTTGTGTTATTAACAAAGAAATTCAAAGATGTTGTGATGTTAAGGTCCCCACGAGATGGAATGGTGTCCTCATGAATTGGAGCTTCAGCCACAAGATTCCCACGATAATAAAGATAAGCTGTACTGTTCTGGTAACTAAAGCCTCCATAATTAGGATTTTTAACCGTGACCACCGTGCCTAATGCTCCGTCTACCTCTAAAGTTGGGAGAATTAATGTTAACCTTTCAAGGTCAACTGAGCCCATCTCAATTTTGGGGTCTTTAGGCTTGAAGACAGTGAGGATTAAGATAACCAGTGTCACTAATAACGCAATTACAACAATGACAGTTACACCACAGCAGATTTTGAGGCCTCTGGAACACTTCATGCCGCCACAAGACATGAAAATTGATGACTTTCAGTCTTTCACAAATGGGGTAAATATAGAATTTGCTAAACTATCTAGTATCTAGCTAGTACTTATATGGTATAGCCAGGGGTGATCTAGAAGTAATTAACTCTCACATTATATAAGGAAAGGTTTAAATTAACGTGTGTGTGATTTTGACTGATATTTAATTGATTGATTGGGGATAAAAACAATGAATTAGACAGTTGGTTGCATTTGGCTTTCATAGTCCGGCTCTTGTTTTTGCCAATGCATACATAAAGTTTGTAATTAACAGAGAACCTAACTCATGAACAAGGCATGCACTTTAGAGACAAGACAAATCTCATCAATTGCTAAGATACTCCTATTTTATTAGGGGTTGTTTACATTTATTTTGTGTATAGTTAGTTAACTAGCTTAATTGGCCAATAAAATTATTGGGCCACCAAATACTCAATATTAACCTTGGATAATTTGGACAATAATTTAAGTGTAGCatttaacacttttttttttcttttctgttttagACAAAAAAATATATCCTTTATGTTATTCTTAAAAACAATCTCACTTACTAGATTTATTTGGTTTGCCCATTTTCTATTTTGGATTAATTGTCAAATTAATCACTGGTTTTACAagtgagtttgattttaattCTTCAACCATTGGATTTATTTTTCCAATCATAATCAGAGCTCCCTTCCTTACAATTAAGTAGTACtaattaatcaattaaaaaaacccTTAGTTGTTGCCACGATGATCAATAAATACTACTACTAGTAAGTAGTAACAACAATGTGATAGATGAGCACATGCTACAGCATTATGGATGCACTTGGATTAGATTAGTGGAATCAAATATACTCATTTTTGTACAACAAATTTAATAAAAGAACTGAACCAAACGAAACGTGCATGATGATCTTCAAGCAGGCCCACAATGGAATATgtagttttgt from Lotus japonicus ecotype B-129 chromosome 2, LjGifu_v1.2 includes:
- the LOC130737341 gene encoding uncharacterized protein LOC130737341 yields the protein MKCSRGLKICCGVTVIVVIALLVTLVILILTVFKPKDPKIEMGSVDLERLTLILPTLEVDGALGTVVTVKNPNYGGFSYQNSTAYLYYRGNLVAEAPIHEDTIPSRGDLNITTSLNFFVNNTKFPDLAADYFGGLMNFTSTTTLLGKVKVLNLFKIKATSYSTCDLFVFTHDGIVNSTCNVKIKF